In one Cloacibacillus porcorum genomic region, the following are encoded:
- a CDS encoding sodium-dependent transporter, with product MSTGSKRDGFSSTLAALMVALGSAVGLGNIWKFPYMTGTGGGGAFLVIYLFFVFCVAVPIMISEFVIGRRSRLNAVGAFRRLTGNPSTPWSGIGFLGAASSYLIMFFYSCVAGWVYCYTYKAATGAFADITKEGAEALFSATIGAGGAEASFFSSTVLAPIFWQVFVLAVVGTIISLGVAKGIERAIKVMMPALFVLLIACVIRALTLPGAADGLYFLFHVDFKQVTPAVVLAAMGLAFFKLSLGMGTMITYGSYFTDDADLSLSPLKIAVADICISMLAGLAVFPTVFSFGVEPGAGPGLLFITIPLVFSQMPFGQVLLFAFFLLTAFAANGAMLSLVEVPTIWMAEEFNISRRRSALINCVIIGAVGILAACSADGTGYLGAATLFGKGFFDLFDYLSSNVTMPIGGLCIAIFTGYVMRRADLFDELSNHGTLRNDGRAAFIRVLLRYVTPVLVLVIFLNALGVIKL from the coding sequence ATGTCCACAGGTAGTAAGAGAGATGGTTTCAGTTCAACATTGGCGGCGCTGATGGTCGCCCTCGGCTCCGCCGTCGGCCTCGGCAATATCTGGAAGTTCCCCTACATGACCGGTACGGGCGGCGGCGGAGCCTTTCTGGTGATCTATCTATTTTTTGTCTTTTGTGTCGCGGTCCCGATCATGATCAGCGAATTTGTCATCGGGCGCCGTTCGCGCCTGAATGCGGTGGGTGCCTTCCGCAGGCTGACTGGAAACCCGAGCACCCCCTGGTCCGGCATCGGCTTTCTCGGCGCGGCATCTTCCTATTTAATTATGTTTTTCTATAGCTGTGTCGCCGGCTGGGTCTACTGCTATACATATAAGGCGGCGACGGGAGCCTTCGCCGATATCACAAAGGAGGGGGCCGAGGCCCTCTTCTCCGCGACGATTGGCGCCGGCGGCGCGGAGGCCTCTTTTTTCTCCTCAACGGTGCTTGCGCCGATATTCTGGCAGGTTTTCGTTCTCGCCGTGGTGGGGACGATAATCTCCCTCGGCGTCGCGAAGGGGATAGAGAGGGCCATTAAGGTGATGATGCCGGCGCTCTTTGTTCTGCTGATAGCCTGTGTTATCCGCGCCCTGACTCTGCCGGGGGCCGCCGATGGCCTCTATTTCCTCTTCCACGTTGACTTTAAGCAGGTGACGCCGGCGGTCGTTCTCGCGGCGATGGGGCTCGCCTTCTTCAAGCTCTCCCTCGGTATGGGGACGATGATCACCTACGGCTCTTATTTCACGGACGATGCCGACCTCTCCCTCTCGCCGCTCAAGATAGCGGTCGCCGATATCTGTATCTCAATGCTTGCGGGGCTCGCGGTATTCCCGACTGTCTTTTCCTTCGGCGTTGAACCGGGGGCGGGGCCGGGGCTTCTCTTTATCACCATTCCGCTGGTATTCTCACAGATGCCCTTCGGACAGGTGTTGCTTTTCGCCTTCTTCCTGCTGACGGCCTTCGCGGCGAACGGCGCGATGCTTTCGCTTGTAGAGGTGCCGACTATTTGGATGGCGGAGGAGTTCAACATCTCACGCAGGCGGTCCGCGCTTATCAACTGCGTAATAATCGGCGCGGTCGGCATACTCGCCGCCTGCTCCGCGGACGGCACTGGGTACTTGGGTGCGGCCACTCTCTTCGGCAAGGGGTTCTTTGACCTGTTCGACTATCTCTCATCGAATGTGACGATGCCGATCGGCGGCCTCTGTATCGCGATATTTACCGGCTATGTGATGAGGCGGGCAGATCTCTTTGACGAACTCAGCAACCACGGCACGCTCCGTAACGACGGACGCGCCGCCTTTATCCGCGTGCTGCTGCGTTATGTGACGCCGGTGCTCGTTCTGGTGATATTCCTCAACGCGCTGGGGGTAATAAAACTATAG
- a CDS encoding potassium channel family protein: protein MKPQRKKQLLFIYEVMLPVLALFSLFTLVALGAAYFHPERQPVFIFVADHLIWTIFAADFCVRLCFAKSFRDFIATHISEFVAVLPIFPLIMLNYAFELLKLEDTSSLLIQLVFFIKFLAYLGRAYTTQSRFFKTNLLHYTGGVTMVSIVVAALLFSNFEHISYGDAIWFSFVTVSTTGYGDIVPHTEAGRVVSVFLMVIGVACISSFTSILAGRIMNNSGPKQRNPHLVAVERQIRRFSLLSEDEVEELCLVLKSLKHHQKIDAAGIKEKIEAFNAAEDVDVRWHNLPFVKWVRTKFAGLMTDGLEVEARIAQKKDEEGGEMAGYTAEPDKKEAPKNSPEPPKQ from the coding sequence TTGAAGCCGCAGAGAAAAAAACAGCTCTTATTCATCTATGAGGTCATGCTGCCGGTGCTGGCGCTATTTTCGCTCTTTACCCTCGTGGCGCTGGGAGCGGCTTACTTTCATCCGGAAAGACAGCCGGTCTTCATATTTGTCGCCGACCACCTCATCTGGACCATCTTCGCCGCCGATTTCTGCGTCCGCCTCTGCTTTGCCAAGAGCTTTCGTGATTTTATCGCGACTCACATCTCGGAGTTTGTGGCGGTGCTGCCGATATTTCCCCTTATAATGCTTAATTACGCCTTTGAACTGCTGAAACTGGAGGACACCTCGTCGCTGCTGATACAGCTGGTCTTCTTCATAAAATTCCTCGCCTACCTCGGACGCGCCTATACGACGCAGAGCCGTTTCTTTAAGACGAATCTGCTCCACTATACCGGCGGCGTCACGATGGTCTCGATCGTTGTAGCGGCGCTGCTCTTCTCAAACTTTGAGCATATCAGCTACGGTGACGCGATCTGGTTCTCCTTCGTGACGGTAAGCACCACCGGCTACGGCGACATCGTGCCGCACACCGAGGCGGGACGCGTCGTCTCCGTCTTCCTGATGGTCATCGGCGTCGCCTGTATAAGCTCCTTCACGAGTATCCTCGCCGGGCGCATCATGAACAACTCGGGACCCAAGCAGCGCAACCCGCACCTGGTCGCCGTCGAGCGCCAGATACGCCGCTTCTCGCTGCTCTCGGAGGATGAGGTCGAAGAGCTCTGCCTCGTTCTCAAAAGCCTTAAACACCACCAGAAGATCGACGCCGCCGGCATCAAAGAGAAGATCGAAGCCTTCAACGCCGCGGAGGACGTCGACGTCCGCTGGCACAACCTGCCCTTCGTAAAATGGGTGCGTACAAAATTCGCCGGCCTCATGACTGACGGCCTCGAGGTGGAGGCGCGTATCGCCCAGAAAAAAGACGAAGAGGGCGGGGAGATGGCTGGTTATACCGCGGAACCCGACAAAAAAGAGGCTCCGAAAAACAGCCCGGAACCTCCGAAACAATAA
- a CDS encoding NAD(P)/FAD-dependent oxidoreductase has translation MTKSYDAIIVGAGPAGLFAAMELANKGKKVVVIDKGRSIESRKCPMKLGSQECVQCRPCNVVCGWGGAGAFSDGKLTLTPEFGGNLEEYCGREKLLSLIAEADEMYLRHGASKTLFEPSGDLAKRVIARALQAGLDIIPATIRHMGTDRSKYILGAMYETMKDNCDVMTGTPVDRVLLKADGSVAGVALENGEELFSDCVLLAPGREGAAWMERTVHALGLEIESLPVDIGVRVEIPAAWAEDITDQFYEIKAILDTPTFDDRVRTFCMCPHGEVTTEFQSHHNILTVNGHSNRENDKKTGNTNFAILVSTKFTKPFKDPIGYGSHIARLANMLGGGILVQRLGDLRKGRRSTHERIERGLVTPTLTSAEPGDLACVLPYRHLVGITEMLSALDHIIPGINGSHTLLYGVEVKFYSLKVALDKGLQTSIKGLYAAGDGAGVTRGVIQASASGLWAARSILGK, from the coding sequence ATGACAAAAAGTTACGACGCGATAATAGTGGGTGCCGGCCCAGCGGGGCTTTTTGCCGCGATGGAGCTTGCTAATAAAGGGAAAAAGGTCGTCGTCATCGACAAGGGCCGTTCCATTGAGAGCAGAAAATGCCCCATGAAGCTCGGCAGCCAGGAGTGCGTCCAGTGCCGCCCCTGCAACGTCGTCTGCGGCTGGGGCGGGGCCGGGGCCTTCAGCGACGGGAAGCTCACCCTCACCCCAGAATTCGGTGGGAACCTCGAAGAATACTGCGGCCGTGAAAAGCTGCTCTCGCTTATCGCCGAGGCCGACGAAATGTATCTCCGCCACGGCGCAAGCAAAACACTCTTCGAACCGAGCGGCGACCTCGCGAAACGGGTCATCGCGCGCGCCCTGCAGGCGGGGCTTGACATCATTCCCGCGACGATCCGCCACATGGGAACGGATCGCTCCAAATATATCCTCGGCGCGATGTACGAGACGATGAAAGACAACTGCGACGTGATGACTGGCACGCCAGTCGACCGCGTGCTGCTCAAAGCCGACGGCTCCGTCGCCGGCGTAGCGCTTGAAAACGGCGAAGAGCTCTTCTCAGACTGCGTGCTGCTCGCCCCCGGACGCGAGGGCGCGGCCTGGATGGAGCGCACCGTCCACGCGCTCGGCCTTGAAATAGAGTCGCTGCCGGTGGATATCGGCGTGCGCGTGGAGATCCCCGCCGCCTGGGCCGAGGACATCACCGACCAGTTCTACGAAATCAAGGCGATCCTCGACACGCCGACCTTCGACGACCGCGTGCGCACCTTCTGCATGTGCCCGCACGGCGAGGTGACGACGGAGTTCCAGAGCCACCACAACATCCTCACCGTCAACGGACACTCGAATCGCGAGAACGACAAAAAGACGGGCAACACCAACTTCGCGATCCTCGTATCGACTAAGTTCACCAAGCCCTTCAAAGACCCGATCGGCTACGGCAGCCACATCGCGCGCCTCGCCAACATGCTCGGCGGCGGCATCCTCGTGCAGCGCCTCGGAGACCTCCGCAAGGGACGCCGCTCGACGCACGAGCGCATCGAGCGCGGCCTCGTCACGCCGACGCTGACAAGCGCCGAACCGGGAGACCTCGCCTGCGTACTGCCCTACCGTCACCTCGTCGGCATCACCGAGATGCTTTCGGCGCTCGACCACATCATCCCCGGTATCAACGGCAGCCACACGCTGCTCTACGGCGTGGAGGTCAAATTCTACAGTCTCAAAGTGGCGCTCGACAAAGGGCTTCAGACCTCGATAAAGGGGCTCTACGCCGCCGGCGACGGCGCGGGAGTCACCAGGGGCGTCATCCAGGCCTCGGCCAGCGGGCTATGGGCCGCGCGCAGCATCCTCGGCAAATAA
- a CDS encoding leucyl aminopeptidase produces MVVRTQDENFNAESLQAIGIVLQQGDPESLSLDPLRGEMRDFCRRVVVNEKFRAEAGSSLVIPLADKNVRCVVLAGTGSEEESTAEAVREAAFRVTRAAASKGLASLSITMARPQDERRACAAAEGAVLAGYRFGKYLEKDEKDKFAAPETVVIVDGCKKGIACGEIMAEAQCWTRDIANEPGNVINPVTLAAKAAALADELGLSCEIWNEERIQRENMGAYYAVARGSANPPRFIHLTYEPKVAAKGYIVLVGKGLTFDSGGLDIKPADFMTTMKGDKSGACAVLGALRAAAKLELPWKVSVIIAAAENMPGGRAYRPDDILRARNGKTIEINNTDAEGRLTLADALVYASELKPDMIVDIATLTGACAVALGTTTAGLFTNDDAFGEKVLKAGEASGERFWKLPMNDPNLRKQIKSPCADLVNSGGRYGGAITAAMFLEAFVGKDIPWVHLDIAAADFVKAPYSYYVKGASGFGARTLAELIREL; encoded by the coding sequence ATGGTGGTCAGGACACAGGACGAAAATTTCAACGCCGAGTCTCTTCAGGCGATAGGTATTGTTTTGCAGCAGGGCGACCCGGAGTCGCTCTCTCTCGATCCGCTCCGCGGAGAAATGCGCGACTTCTGCCGCCGGGTGGTGGTAAATGAAAAGTTTCGCGCCGAGGCCGGTTCGTCGCTCGTCATCCCGCTGGCGGATAAGAATGTCCGCTGCGTGGTCCTCGCGGGCACTGGCTCCGAGGAGGAGAGCACGGCGGAGGCGGTGCGCGAGGCGGCATTTCGCGTTACCCGCGCGGCGGCCTCAAAGGGACTCGCGTCCCTTTCTATAACGATGGCCCGTCCGCAGGACGAAAGACGTGCCTGCGCGGCGGCCGAGGGCGCGGTGCTTGCCGGTTACCGTTTCGGTAAATACCTCGAGAAGGATGAAAAGGATAAATTTGCGGCCCCCGAGACGGTCGTCATCGTCGACGGCTGTAAGAAGGGGATCGCCTGCGGCGAGATCATGGCGGAGGCCCAGTGCTGGACGCGCGACATCGCGAACGAGCCTGGCAACGTAATCAATCCCGTGACGCTCGCGGCGAAGGCCGCGGCGCTCGCCGATGAGCTCGGCCTCTCCTGCGAGATATGGAACGAGGAGCGCATCCAGAGGGAAAATATGGGCGCCTATTACGCGGTGGCGCGCGGCTCCGCAAACCCGCCGCGTTTCATACACCTCACCTATGAGCCCAAGGTCGCGGCGAAGGGGTATATCGTCCTCGTCGGCAAGGGGCTTACCTTTGACAGCGGCGGCCTCGACATAAAGCCGGCGGATTTTATGACGACGATGAAGGGCGACAAGAGCGGCGCCTGCGCGGTGCTCGGAGCGCTGCGCGCGGCGGCGAAGCTGGAGCTGCCCTGGAAGGTAAGCGTCATCATCGCCGCGGCGGAGAATATGCCAGGCGGCAGGGCCTACCGCCCCGACGACATCCTGCGGGCGCGTAACGGCAAGACGATTGAGATAAACAATACCGATGCGGAGGGGCGCCTTACGCTGGCCGACGCGCTCGTTTACGCCTCGGAGCTCAAGCCTGACATGATCGTGGATATCGCCACGCTCACTGGCGCCTGCGCGGTGGCGCTGGGAACGACTACCGCCGGACTCTTCACCAACGACGACGCTTTCGGTGAAAAGGTGCTCAAGGCCGGCGAAGCCAGCGGTGAACGCTTCTGGAAGCTGCCGATGAACGACCCCAACCTCCGCAAGCAGATAAAGTCCCCCTGTGCCGACCTAGTCAACAGCGGCGGCCGCTACGGCGGCGCGATCACGGCGGCTATGTTCCTCGAGGCCTTCGTCGGCAAGGATATCCCCTGGGTACATCTGGACATCGCGGCGGCGGATTTTGTGAAGGCGCCCTACAGTTACTATGTAAAGGGAGCCTCCGGCTTCGGAGCGCGCACGCTCGCGGAGCTTATCAGAGAGCTGTAA
- a CDS encoding amidohydrolase, which translates to MAESIRTDSIALINSVIYPMAYPGRSQAIFARGGVIEALGTDKEILAKCDTKTVVLDMKGRYIMPGFTDTHNHLLAAGRSLETLDLSDARSIDEMIGKGRHFLAENDISADGWFFARGWDQNRMAEKRFPNRFDLDLISSDIPLFFERSCGHIAALNTKALEILKIGAGFRISGGIINSDEKGEPNGVVSEAAVNWVRMNIPEHSAETLRHWYDLATEKMIRCGITSVQTDDLEMVGRTQGVFDLYESMEEEEKMPLRIAQQWHLRDEGELAAFIENGNNRRGGRYFRSGPLKIHVDGTLGARTAALREEYSDDPGNRGVYAHSQGELNRLVQRAQEAGMQVAFYAIGDGAIERCLNAVETANGATGSRIAHRIVHCQVGGADLYSRMAALGVMADIQPAFVTSDWPIVISRLDTERARWSYAWKSLINSGIPVGAGSDAPTEPLNPFVGIRAAILRQDINNEPEHGWMPSQCLDRVEAFSMYTSGGANICGELSWRGTLEPGKAADMVAFMEDPFIVTENELLNIETGLTVVDGKIRYIK; encoded by the coding sequence ATGGCAGAGAGCATCAGAACTGACTCGATAGCATTGATAAACAGCGTGATCTACCCGATGGCCTACCCGGGGCGTTCACAGGCGATCTTCGCGCGCGGCGGCGTCATTGAGGCGCTGGGAACCGACAAGGAAATACTTGCGAAGTGCGACACCAAGACGGTGGTCCTCGACATGAAGGGACGCTACATCATGCCGGGCTTCACCGACACGCATAACCACCTTCTCGCTGCGGGGCGCAGCCTGGAGACGCTCGACCTCAGCGACGCGCGTTCAATAGACGAGATGATCGGCAAGGGACGCCACTTTCTCGCGGAGAATGACATCTCGGCCGACGGCTGGTTCTTCGCGCGCGGCTGGGACCAGAACCGCATGGCGGAGAAGCGCTTTCCGAACCGCTTCGACCTCGACCTGATCTCCTCAGATATCCCGCTCTTCTTCGAGCGCTCCTGCGGCCATATCGCCGCTTTAAACACCAAGGCGCTCGAGATATTGAAGATCGGCGCTGGTTTCAGGATCTCCGGCGGCATCATCAACAGCGACGAGAAGGGCGAGCCCAACGGCGTCGTCAGCGAAGCGGCCGTCAACTGGGTGCGCATGAACATCCCGGAACATTCGGCTGAGACGCTCCGCCACTGGTACGATCTCGCCACGGAAAAGATGATACGCTGCGGCATCACCTCCGTGCAGACGGACGACCTTGAGATGGTCGGACGCACGCAGGGGGTATTCGACCTCTACGAATCGATGGAGGAAGAGGAGAAGATGCCTCTGCGCATCGCGCAGCAGTGGCACCTGCGCGACGAGGGCGAGCTCGCGGCCTTCATTGAAAACGGAAACAACAGGCGGGGCGGACGCTACTTTCGCTCCGGCCCGCTGAAGATACATGTCGACGGCACCCTGGGGGCCCGCACCGCGGCGCTGCGTGAAGAATATTCCGACGACCCCGGCAACCGCGGCGTATACGCCCATTCGCAGGGCGAGCTGAACCGTCTCGTCCAGCGGGCGCAGGAGGCGGGGATGCAGGTCGCCTTCTACGCGATCGGCGACGGCGCGATCGAACGCTGCCTCAACGCCGTGGAGACGGCGAACGGAGCCACCGGCAGCAGGATCGCGCACCGTATCGTCCACTGCCAGGTCGGCGGCGCGGACCTCTACTCCCGCATGGCCGCCCTTGGCGTGATGGCGGACATTCAGCCGGCCTTCGTCACCTCCGACTGGCCGATCGTCATCTCCCGCCTTGATACAGAGCGCGCGCGCTGGAGCTACGCCTGGAAATCCCTGATAAATTCCGGCATCCCCGTGGGCGCGGGCTCCGACGCGCCGACGGAGCCGCTCAACCCCTTTGTCGGCATCCGCGCCGCGATCCTGCGGCAGGATATCAACAACGAGCCCGAGCACGGCTGGATGCCCTCGCAGTGCCTTGACCGCGTGGAGGCCTTCTCCATGTACACCAGCGGCGGCGCGAACATCTGCGGCGAGCTATCATGGCGCGGCACCCTAGAACCGGGCAAGGCGGCGGATATGGTGGCCTTCATGGAGGACCCCTTTATAGTGACGGAGAACGAGCTTCTCAATATCGAGACGGGACTTACCGTCGTCGACGGCAAGATAAGGTACATAAAATAG
- the recD2 gene encoding SF1B family DNA helicase RecD2, with product MAEKEDNVIISPVLMIELKGQVERITYHNAENGYTVLRLSVRDHADLITAVGIMAEPAQGEMLTLEGRWEENAKYGMQFHIYKCESTLPATVTGIEKFLGSGLIRGIGPAMAKKIVDKFGEDTIPILDDEPARLAEIKGISENKAETIAESWREQREIREVMVFLQSYGIGTGYAMRIFRQYGAGTVAVLKDNPYRMAIDIPGIGFTIADRIAQRLGISSDSPMRVRAGVQHVLNQLIAEGHVYAPAEILAAHSAQTLQVKLEMAREGIEQARLAEEIIVERFDDMEGKEQEAVYLPAFHYAEVSSARNLRLLINEPYNSQCVDCDKMLPWLEREMGITLAQAQREAIITAVNSKVMVITGGPGTGKTTIIRAVLRMREEGGFRVMLAAPTGRAAKRMTEATGHEAKTIHRLLEYVGSPGTGGSFMRNETNALECDLLIVDEASMIDQILFHHLLKAVPRGASLIFVGDVNQLPSVSPGNVLKDMIDSGVCPVVMLREIFRQGRESRIIVNAHRVNDGLMPILPEDQSLELSDFYFIEPRIDKENISEEEYKKIFENKVLQTIKKLVAENIPNRFNFDPVSDIQVLAPMHNGNVGTKRLNMELQKILNGDGGASVQRLERVFKEGDKVMQIKNNYDKDVYNGDIGTITKVDGEESRVTVKMDTGPVNYEFAELEELVHAYAVSIHKSQGSEYPAVIIPLLTQHYVMLQRNLLYTAITRGKKLVVIVGAKKALRIAVENDRTRTRYTRLAQRLSGPELPFEMPSGLSPDEDELERMFEEQMKGETKE from the coding sequence TTGGCTGAAAAAGAAGATAATGTAATAATCTCGCCCGTCCTCATGATCGAGCTCAAGGGACAGGTCGAGCGGATAACCTACCATAACGCGGAGAACGGCTATACCGTTCTCCGCCTCAGCGTGCGCGACCATGCCGACCTCATCACCGCCGTCGGCATCATGGCGGAGCCCGCGCAGGGCGAGATGCTGACTCTCGAGGGGCGCTGGGAGGAAAACGCCAAGTACGGCATGCAGTTTCACATCTATAAGTGCGAATCCACCCTGCCCGCGACGGTGACGGGGATCGAAAAATTCCTCGGCTCCGGCCTCATACGCGGCATCGGCCCCGCGATGGCGAAGAAGATCGTCGACAAGTTCGGTGAAGATACGATCCCCATCCTTGACGACGAACCGGCGCGTCTCGCGGAGATAAAGGGTATCAGCGAGAACAAGGCCGAGACCATCGCGGAATCCTGGCGCGAGCAGCGCGAGATACGCGAGGTGATGGTCTTTCTCCAGAGCTACGGCATCGGCACCGGTTACGCGATGCGCATCTTCCGCCAGTACGGCGCGGGCACCGTCGCGGTGCTTAAAGACAATCCCTACCGGATGGCGATCGACATCCCCGGCATCGGCTTCACGATCGCCGACCGGATCGCGCAGAGGCTCGGTATCTCCAGCGACTCGCCGATGCGGGTCCGCGCCGGCGTCCAGCATGTGCTGAACCAGCTGATCGCCGAGGGACACGTCTATGCCCCCGCCGAAATACTCGCCGCCCATTCGGCGCAGACCCTGCAGGTCAAGCTTGAAATGGCGCGCGAGGGGATCGAACAGGCGCGGCTCGCCGAGGAGATCATCGTCGAGAGGTTTGACGACATGGAGGGCAAAGAGCAGGAGGCGGTCTACCTGCCCGCCTTCCATTACGCAGAGGTGAGCTCCGCGAGGAACCTGCGGCTGCTGATAAACGAACCCTACAACAGCCAGTGCGTCGACTGCGATAAGATGCTGCCCTGGCTGGAGCGCGAGATGGGCATTACGCTCGCCCAGGCGCAGCGCGAGGCGATCATCACAGCCGTCAATTCCAAGGTGATGGTGATAACGGGCGGCCCCGGTACGGGAAAGACGACGATCATCCGCGCCGTGCTCCGTATGCGCGAAGAGGGCGGCTTCCGCGTCATGCTCGCCGCGCCGACGGGACGCGCCGCGAAGCGCATGACCGAGGCGACGGGACACGAGGCGAAGACGATACACCGCCTGCTCGAATATGTCGGCAGCCCGGGAACGGGCGGCTCCTTCATGCGCAACGAGACGAACGCCCTCGAGTGCGACCTTCTCATCGTCGACGAGGCCTCGATGATCGACCAGATACTATTCCACCACCTGCTCAAGGCGGTGCCGCGCGGCGCATCGCTTATCTTTGTCGGCGACGTCAATCAGCTTCCTTCGGTCTCGCCGGGCAACGTCCTCAAAGACATGATAGACTCAGGCGTCTGCCCTGTGGTGATGCTGCGGGAGATATTCCGCCAGGGGCGCGAAAGCCGCATCATCGTCAACGCACACCGCGTCAACGACGGCCTGATGCCGATCCTGCCGGAGGACCAGAGCCTCGAACTTTCGGACTTTTATTTCATCGAGCCGCGAATTGATAAGGAAAATATCAGCGAAGAGGAATACAAAAAAATCTTCGAGAACAAGGTGCTCCAGACGATAAAAAAGCTGGTCGCCGAAAACATTCCGAACCGCTTCAACTTTGATCCCGTGAGCGACATCCAGGTGCTCGCGCCGATGCACAACGGCAACGTCGGCACCAAACGGCTCAATATGGAGCTGCAGAAGATACTCAACGGCGACGGCGGAGCCTCCGTGCAGCGTCTTGAGCGGGTCTTCAAAGAGGGCGACAAGGTGATGCAGATAAAGAACAACTACGACAAGGACGTCTATAACGGCGACATCGGCACGATAACGAAGGTCGACGGCGAGGAGTCGCGCGTCACTGTGAAGATGGACACCGGCCCCGTAAACTATGAGTTTGCCGAACTGGAGGAGCTCGTCCACGCCTACGCGGTCTCGATTCACAAATCGCAAGGCTCCGAATATCCCGCCGTCATCATCCCGCTGCTGACGCAGCACTACGTAATGCTGCAGAGAAACCTGCTCTATACGGCGATAACGCGTGGCAAAAAGCTCGTCGTCATCGTCGGCGCGAAAAAGGCCCTCCGCATCGCTGTGGAAAACGACCGCACGCGCACAAGATACACCCGGCTCGCGCAGCGGCTCAGCGGCCCCGAGCTGCCGTTTGAGATGCCGTCCGGCCTCTCGCCCGACGAAGATGAGCTGGAACGCATGTTCGAGGAGCAGATGAAGGGAGAGACTAAGGAATGA
- a CDS encoding GNAT family N-acetyltransferase: MRHQGTKRLETERLILRRFAEVDAESVFKNWASDPEVTKFLRWKSHTCVEESRELLAGCVKRYVEADYYHWAIEEKGSDSGAVGYIGVFWSDETVDSVEVGYSLGRRWQGRGYMSEALMAVIDFLIDEAGANRVVAAHDPRNAASGGVMKRCGMKYEGTMRQVDRNNQGICDLSFYAVLASDRR; encoded by the coding sequence ATGAGACACCAGGGAACGAAGAGACTGGAGACCGAACGGCTGATACTGCGCCGGTTTGCCGAGGTGGACGCGGAGAGCGTCTTCAAAAACTGGGCCTCCGACCCTGAGGTGACGAAGTTTCTCAGATGGAAGAGCCATACCTGTGTCGAAGAGAGCCGCGAACTCCTGGCAGGCTGCGTAAAACGCTACGTCGAGGCGGATTATTATCACTGGGCCATCGAAGAGAAGGGCTCTGATTCCGGCGCGGTAGGCTACATCGGCGTATTCTGGAGCGACGAGACGGTGGACTCCGTGGAGGTCGGCTACAGCCTGGGCAGAAGATGGCAGGGCCGGGGATACATGAGTGAGGCGCTGATGGCGGTCATCGATTTTCTGATCGATGAGGCCGGAGCCAACCGCGTGGTCGCGGCGCACGACCCGCGCAACGCCGCCTCCGGCGGCGTGATGAAGCGCTGCGGGATGAAATACGAGGGGACGATGCGTCAGGTGGACCGGAACAACCAAGGGATCTGCGACCTCTCCTTCTACGCCGTTCTGGCCTCCGACCGCCGGTAA
- a CDS encoding GntR family transcriptional regulator, whose protein sequence is MDNAEERAYRFIINAILTGEFNPGDFLLELDLAAKLGMSRTPVNKALGLLVSEGFLNKSPKKGCYVPLPTPHDAELVFTARQVAEGAAAELAAKLVTTEEIEALEEILSKDTKAFEENDKQFWASINEDFHLSIARFSHNAYIEKWVRNMFWRSNIYVFYFDSFYRASDIAIVHETPQQHAAIIGAIKRHDPEEAGALMRRHIQTTFSKLLLR, encoded by the coding sequence TTGGATAACGCGGAAGAGCGTGCCTATAGATTTATCATAAACGCCATACTCACGGGAGAATTCAATCCCGGGGATTTTCTGCTCGAACTGGACCTTGCCGCTAAACTCGGCATGAGCCGCACTCCCGTCAATAAGGCTCTCGGCCTTCTTGTCTCCGAGGGTTTTCTCAATAAATCTCCCAAAAAGGGCTGTTATGTTCCCCTTCCGACGCCGCACGACGCGGAACTGGTCTTTACAGCACGCCAGGTAGCCGAGGGCGCGGCGGCGGAGCTCGCGGCAAAGCTTGTGACGACGGAAGAGATCGAGGCTTTGGAGGAAATTCTCAGCAAAGATACCAAGGCTTTTGAAGAAAATGATAAACAGTTCTGGGCCAGTATCAACGAAGATTTTCACCTCTCGATAGCGAGGTTTTCCCACAACGCCTATATCGAAAAATGGGTTCGCAATATGTTCTGGCGTTCCAATATCTACGTCTTTTATTTTGACAGCTTCTACCGGGCCTCCGATATCGCGATCGTGCACGAGACCCCGCAGCAGCACGCCGCGATCATCGGCGCCATAAAAAGGCACGATCCGGAGGAGGCCGGCGCGCTGATGCGCCGGCACATCCAGACGACCTTCTCAAAACTTTTGCTCAGATAA